A single window of Aphidius gifuensis isolate YNYX2018 linkage group LG1, ASM1490517v1, whole genome shotgun sequence DNA harbors:
- the LOC122860110 gene encoding G-protein coupled receptor 52 codes for MEEPSLEALMQAGLIFVVGVAIILSNLLIIATYLNFRGPSEVINCYLLSLASADLLCGLLIVPLSVYPALVRRWVYGDIVCRLVGYLEVTLWAVSVYTFMWISVDRYLAIRKPLRYETVQTKTRCQCWMVFTWISVAMMCCPPLLGFNKPIFDHEAFVCMLDWGNMAAYTITLSILVLGPSVITIVYTYGYIFSMMRKLKSGVPIHDKEYATALAENLSNPSHLMSFVLVMAFWLSWAPYAGLRIYTSVNGGPPQIPFLQFAVVWIGITNGFWKAVILGTLSPQFRLAARVLCLTLCCRHRRLPPELLGLDDDD; via the exons ATGGAGGAGCCCTCATTGGAGGCTCTCATGCAGGCGGGCCTCATTTTTGTCGTCGGCGTTGCCATTATTCTCTCAAATTTACTCATCATCGCAACTTATCTCAATTTCCgtg gtCCCTCCGAGGTGATAAATTGTTACTTACTTTCATTGGCATCAGCAGATTTACTTTGTGGTCTGCTTATTGTCCCCCTTTCTGTATATCCAGCTCTTGTTAGAAGATGGGTATACGGAGATATTGTTTGCCGTCTTGTCGGCTATCTAGAGGTAACACTTTGGGCTGTCTCTGTTTACACGTTCATGTGGATATCCGTCGATCGTTATCTAGCAATCAG AAAACCACTACGTTACGAAACAGTACAAACAAAAACAAGATGTCAATGCTGGATGGTATTTACTTGGATAAGTGTGGCAATGATGTGTTGTCCACCATTACTCGGTTTCAACAAACCAATTTTCGATCACGAAGCATTTGTATGTATGCTAGATTGGGGAAATATGGCAGCATATACAATAACATTGTCAATACTTGTACTTGGTCCATCAGTTATAACAATTGTTTACACATATggctatatattttcaatgatgaGAAAGCTCAAATCGGGTGTACCAATACACGACAAAGAATATGCAACAGCATTAGCTGAAAATTTAAGTAATCCAAGTCATTTAATGTCATTTGTACTGGTAATGGCATTTTGGCTATCATGGGCACCTTATGCAGGTCTCAGAATATACACTAGTGTCAATGGAGGACCACCCCAg ATTCCTTTTCTTCAATTTGCTGTTGTATGGATTGGTATAACAAATGGATTTTGGAAAGCTGTTATACTTGGAACACTGAGTCCACAATTTCGTCTTGCTGCTCGAGTACTTTGTTTGACACTTTGTTGTCGACACAGAAGACTCCCACCGGAGCTTCTTGGtctcgatgatgatgattaa